One genomic region from Salvia hispanica cultivar TCC Black 2014 chromosome 2, UniMelb_Shisp_WGS_1.0, whole genome shotgun sequence encodes:
- the LOC125203488 gene encoding uncharacterized protein LOC125203488, translated as MATISLPRVIVIKSKVYGSKGHAYFKADGASVVLGEEDIFSTLVKIDVERSITNAKYVNLKFGYFNRYWRRKENDKFIIAESNQAEEDVSKPSCTLFEPVKVDDAGVFYFRHVQSGGRVLMDASSMRFYVDEKAGNDDKSYLTFVDWNTILKLPSKVAFKGNNGKYLFSTDTATAPLFKAEDPNDERAIFIVEMKPDGHVRIIAPAWFGGLYGFSLSGLSGGPEYVVMYAQGETNKLLASKIDEDLIALRSTTNNNFCRMQYIAKLNEYFLCADTPTITDAAKLKVEERVLERKIYNVVYQMQYARIFNEAPYVAGSAVLINDKPLAASMQAEVEYTDERSYSFSRSQSLTGSFSTTIEASVPFIASVSITAGFEINKAFQWDETTTTSTTVKGTAMVPVPAMSSVTVDYVGTRGTCNIPFSYTQEDRSSSDAQISYTDHVDGTYTGVSYYSFSFHVRETKSL; from the coding sequence ATGGCAACAATCTCTCTTCCAAGGGTGATCGTGATCAAATCGAAAGTGTACGGAAGTAAAGGCCATGCTTACTTCAAGGCTGATGGCGCATCAGTAGTTTTGGGAGAAGAGGACATATTCAGCACGCTCGTCAAGATTGATGTGGAGCGttctatcaccaacgccaAATATGTCAACCTCAAATTCGGCTATTTCAACAGATACTGGCGCCGCAAAGAAAACGACAAATTCATTATTGCTGAATCCAACCAGGCGGAAGAGGACGTCTCAAAGCCCTCCTGCACCTTGTTTGAGCCCGTCAAGGTTGATGATGCCGGGGTGTTTTACTTCAGGCACGTCCAGAGTGGAGGTCGCGTGTTAATGGATGCATCGAGCATGAGGTTTTACGTGGATGAGAAAGCCGGCAATGATGACAAAAGTTACCTAACTTTTGTGGACTGGAATACAATACTTAAACTGCCGAGCAAGGTGGCATTTAAGGGGAATAATGGCAAGTACCTCTTCAGTACAGATACAGCAACGGCACCTTTATTTAAGGCTGAAGATCCTAATGACGAAAGAGCTATCTTCATAGTGGAGATGAAGCCAGACGGACATGTCCGAATAATAGCACCTGCTTGGTTTGGAGGACTTTATGGATTTTCCTTGTCGGGATTGAGCGGTGGACCTGAATATGTGGTAATGTACGCACAAGGCGAGACGAATAAATTACTGGCTTCCAAAATCGATGAGGATTTAATTGCGCTCCGCAGTACAACCAACAATAACTTCTGCCGCATGCAGTATATTGCGAAGTTGAATGAGTATTTTCTCTGCGCAGACACTCCGACTATAACCGATGCCGCCAAACTTAAAGTGGAAGAGCGGGTGCTGGAACGAAAGATCTACAACGTGGTGTATCAGATGCAGTATGCTCGGATATTCAACGAGGCGCCTTATGTGGCAGGCTCAGCCGTGCTTATCAACGACAAGCCTCTGGCGGCTTCCATGCAGGCCGAAGTTGAATACACAGACGAGAGATCTTATTCTTTCAGCCGAAGCCAATCGTTGACTGGAAGCTTCAGCACCACCATCGAAGCTAGTGTGCCCTTCATTGCAAGTGTATCGATTACAGCGGGATTTGAGATAAATAAGGCGTTTCAGTGGGATGAGACCACAACAACTTCAACCACCGTAAAAGGAACTGCGATGGTTCCTGTGCCTGCCATGTCTAGCGTTACGGTTGATTATGTAGGAACAAGAGGCACCTGCAACATTCCTTTTTCTTACACTCAGGAAGACAGGAGCTCCTCCGATGCCCAAATTTCTTACACCGATCACGTTGATGGTACTTACACCGGCGTCAGCTATTACAGCTTCAGCTTCCATGTCAGAGAAACCAAGTCACTCTGA
- the LOC125203475 gene encoding uncharacterized protein LOC125203475, with protein sequence MRVAIGGRRGHSRSTDEPPKPDKSKLWCSHCGKNKHTRDTCFLRVGYPEWWNERQKARAQAKFSVVGIAETRQRQIAPIQNRGGVIGGGNQQGNAPHPENNASGGGGGVGSEIRVGNFLERTGAAESPNWGGGGTITGGYSDEEDRWAWH encoded by the exons ATGAGAGTCGCGATAGGAGGAAGGAGAGGGCACTCTCGTAGCACCGATGAACCACCAAAGCCGGACAAGAGCAAGCTGTGGTGCTCCCACTGCGGGAAGAACAAGCACACGAGGGATACTTGTTTCCTTCGGGTGGGATATCCAGAGTGGTGGAATGAGAGGCAAAAGGCGAGAGCTCAGGCGAAATTCTCCGTGGTTGGGATCGCCGAAACAAGGCAACGACAAATCGCCCCAATCCAGAACAGAGGAGGGGTAATCGGAGGCGGAAACCAGCAGGGGAACGCCCCCCATCCGGAAAACAATGCTAGcggtggtggcggcggcgtGGGCAGCGAGATTCGGGTCGGGAATTTCTTGGAACGAACTGGAGCGGCGGAATCGCCGAATTGGGGAGGAGGCGGAACGATAACAGGAG GATATTCGGACGAGGAGGATcgttgggcgtggcactga
- the LOC125203263 gene encoding uncharacterized protein LOC125203263 — protein sequence MGGRNMATISLPRVIVIKSKAYGSKGHAYFKADGASVVLGEEDILSTLVKIDVERSITNANYVNLKFGYFNRYWRRKENDKFIIAESNQVEEDVSKPSCTLFGKRQITLMVLTPASAITASASMSEKPSHSELLLVSQRSITFYCFLLSCLLCFVSFSCRYANNLQIHVCI from the exons ATG GGTGGAAGAAACATGGCAACAATCTCTCTTCCAAGGGTGATCGTGATCAAATCGAAAGCGTACGGAAGTAAAGGCCATGCTTACTTCAAGGCTGATGGCGCATCAGTAGTTTTGGGAGAAGAGGACATATTAAGCACGCTCGTCAAGATTGATGTGGAGCGTTCTATCACTAACGCCAATTATGTCAACCTCAAATTCGGCTATTTCAACAGATACTGGCGCCGCAAAGAAAACGACAAATTCATCATTGCTGAATCCAACCAGGTGGAAGAGGACGTCTCAAAGCCCTCCTGCACCTTGTTTGGAAAACGACAAATCACGTTGATGGTACTTACACCGGCGTCAGCTATTACAGCTTCAGCTTCCATGTCAGAGAAACCAAGTCACTCTGAGCTACTACTTGTGTCCCAAAGATCCATTaccttttattgttttctctTAAGTTGTTTGCTTTGTTTCGTTTCCTTTTCTTGTCGTTATGCTAATAATCTCCAGATACATGTATGTATCTGA